The following proteins are encoded in a genomic region of Camarhynchus parvulus chromosome 4A, STF_HiC, whole genome shotgun sequence:
- the TMEM35A gene encoding transmembrane protein 35A, whose product MASPRTITIVALSVALGLFFVFMGTIKLTPRLSRDAYNEMKRAYKSYVRALPMLKKMGVSSILLRKSIGALEVACGIVMTLVPGRPKDVANFLLLLLVLAVLFFHQLVGDPLKRYAHALVFGILLTCRLLIARQPEELPPEKRMLSVNGDEQPLIHEAAPEKGKVKVS is encoded by the exons ATGGCATCTCCCAGGACCATCACCATTGTCGCCCTCTCGGTGGCCCTGGGGCTCTTCTTCGTCTTTATGGGGACGATCAAGCTGACCCCCCGGCTCAGCAGGGATGCCTACAATGAGATG AAACGAGCATACAAAAGCTACGTGCGGGCCCTGCCCATGCTCAAGAAGATGGGAGTGAGCTCCATCCTCCTCCGCAAGAGCATCGGTGCCCTGGAAGTGGCATGCGGCATTGTCATGACACTGGTGCCTGGTCGCCCCAAGGACGTGGCCaacttcctgctcctcctcctggtGCTGGCCGTGCTCTTCTTCCACCAGCTCGTGGGGGACCCCCTGAAGCGTTATGCCCACGCCCTGGTGTTTGGGATCCTGCTCACCTGCCGCCTGCTGATTGCGCGGCAGCCCGAGGAGCTGCCGCCGGAGAAGAGGATGCTGTCGGTGAACGGGGATGAGCAGCCACTCATCCATGAAGCAGCTCCCGAGAAAGGCAAAGTGAAGGTATCCTAG
- the CENPI gene encoding centromere protein I: MQRRRSSKTPKQPLHVHHKSQTDLSAWRKGGKIDSEKSLQNNQSANDQKYESQEGSLELALSYFEKVQDSVALKKKSVVQRHLDVVESTALKQGLPPEGFEILLKVALSGRFADTVNTRLLKSLIPTSVIPENSVVTAVSWLCVGKCSGNIQVLFLKWLITMFDFIDHKEQLNALYGFFFFFLQDEKMCPYVCHVLYLLTRRENVKPFRIRILLDLQAKMGMQSHLQALLSLYKVFCPDQVTITLPGKMKTYFKNSEGPWKAAITAVRQRNQGISPLAQAVFLGTSRPQSRKRKWNAQLVIPASSANRLEAGREKNRLYLCGTNESFPVEQLQTFPQLLQNIHRLEFPAQMGSVLTNPLLLHYMNFVKDESIYLRLHYWMGQRLQEECTWCVVDNPCEEEFKSFLENVYKAECFLQEGFSACEEFLYKTLPLWDGVSCRSEVLKLVSWIPLSSFSDIKPYLFDPLAQLFFTSSIYFKCSVLECLKELLQNWLNCNAIQMDLEISSANTTLCGLVDAVAELVHFVGRISTVALRLENNSTLLLYFILDFYDTVCDMYLKYNLPLLIMPPAGVFYPALLSMDSVNLNQLCYIMYRYRTNLVAAKENEQSKKKILQFKFSNQTYQEYNQYLTAMVGCLWTSTAFQKDIHPQGLRMDDELLSKTAVKEIKNSFNIVYHPAMMGYSVQFLQEICPDDTTFNFKLIKGKKWDWYLEYLYNQGLKGLKVFIESSISRVSQAARSKSGNVEA; encoded by the exons ATGCAACGGAGGAGGAGTTCCAAGACCCCAAAGCAGCCTCTGCACGTTCACCATAAAAGCCAAACTGATCTCTCTGCCTGGcgaaaaggagggaaaattgACTCTGAAAAAAGTTTGCAGAATAATCAATCTGCTAATGATCAGAAATATGAGAGCCAGGAAGGGTCTCTAGAGCTAGCTTTGAGCTACTTTGAGAAAG TGCAAGACTCTGTTGCACTGAAAAAGAAGAGTGTTGTGCAGAGACACTTGGATGTTGTGGAAAGCACTGCCCTGAAACAAGGATTACCTCCTGAAGGGTTTGAGATACTGCTGAAAGTGGCGCTCAGTGGCAGATTTG ctgataCAGTGAATACTCGTTTATTGAAGAGCCTGATTCCCACCTCAGTGATACCAGAAAATTCTGTGGTTACAGCTGTGTCTTGGCTCTGTGTTGGCAAATGCTCAGGCAACATCCAG GTGCTTTTTTTGAAGTGGCTGATCACAATGTTTGACTTCATTGATCACAAGGAACAGCTTAATGCCCTCTAtggtttcttcttcttcttcctgcaAGATGAGAAAATG TGCCCCTACGTCTGCCACGTGCTCTACCTGCTGACCAGGAGGGAAAATG TCAAGCCTTTTCGGATTAGGATCCTGCTTGACCTCCAAGCAAAAATG GGAATGCAGTCTCATCTGCAAGCTCTGCTATCACTTTACAAAGTTTTCTGCCCAGATCAGGTGACCATAACCCTTCCTGGGAAAATGAAG ACTTACTTCAAGAACTCAGAGGGCCCATGGAAAGCAGCAATCACCGCAGTAAGGCAGAGAAACCAAGGAATCTCTCCCCTGGCCCAAGCAGTGTTTTTAGGCACCTCTCGACCTCAGTCACGAAAAAGG AAATGGAATGCCCAGTTGGTTATACCTGCAAGCAGTGCAAATCGTTTAGAAGCGGGCAGAGAAAAGAACCGGCTTTATTTGTGCGGTACAAATGAGTCTTTTCcagtggagcagctgcagaCCTTCCCTCAGCTCCTACAGAATATCCACCGTCTAGAG tttccTGCCCAGATGGGTTCAGTACTGACAAACCCCTTATTGCTTCACTACATGAATTTTGTGAAAGATGAATCTATTTACCTGAGGCTCCACTATTGGATGGGCCAGAGGCTCCAGGAAG AATGCACCTGGTGTGTGGTTGATAACCCATGTGAAGAAGAATTCAAGAGCTTCCTGGAAAATGTCTACAAGGCAGAATGTTTCTTGCAG GAGGGATTTTCTGCCTGTGAAGAGTTCCTGTATAAGACCCTTCCTCTCTGGGATGGCGTCTCTTGCCGCTCAGAAGTCCTCAAGCTTGTGAGTTGGATCCCCCTCAGCAGTTTCTCTG acattaaGCCATATCTCTTTgatcccctggcacagctctttTTCACATCATCTATTTACTTTAAG TGCAGTGTTCTTGagtgcctgaaggagctgtTGCAGAACTGGTTAAATTGTAATGCGATTCAAATGGATTTGGAGATTTCTTCTGC GAACACCACCCTGTGTGGACTAGTGGACGCGGTGGCTGAGCTGGTTCACTTTGTGGGACGGATCTCTACTGTTGCACTGCGTTTGGAAAACAATTCCACCCTCTTGCTCTACTTCATTCTGGATTTCTATGACACT GTGTGTGACATGTACCTGAAGTACAACCTGCCTTTGCTGATAATGCCTCCTGCTGGGGTTTTCtacccagcactgctcagcatgGATTCTGTCAACCTGAATCAGCTCTGCTACATTATGTACAG gTATCGAACCAACTTAGTggctgcaaaagaaaatgaacagagtAAAAAG aaaatCCTGCAGTTCAAGTTCAGTAACCAGACATACCAAGAGTACAACCAGTACCTAACAGCTATGGTGGGCTGTCTGTGGACATCCACTGCATTCCAGAAGGATATTCATCCTCAAGGTCTTCGTATGGATGATGAACTGCTGAGTAAAACTGcagtgaaggaaataaaaaacagctTTAACATTGTCTATCATCCAGCCATGATGGGCTACTCTGTTCAATTCTTGCAGGAG ATTTGTCCTGATGATACCACCTTCAACTTCAAATTAATAAAG GGGAAGAAGTGGGACTGGTATCTGGAATATCTCTACAACCAGGGTTTGAAGGGGCTGAAGGTCTTCATTGAGAGCAGCATCAGTCGGGTTTCCCAGGCCGCTcgcagcaaatctgggaatgtGGAAGCGTGA